The genomic DNA AACCGTTGAAATCAAAATGTCATTCGTTCGGATGACCTGCCGTGCCCGACTCGGTGCTTCCCGCCCGGCCAATTCCTTAAATTCAACAATTTTGCCCGACTCACCATCTACACCGGAAATGTCAACATATTTAAAGGTATTGTCTGGAGAATCAGTAGGGTTTCGCCGCTGAATCCGCTCAACGAGTTCTCCCACAGACACTTTAGGATAAGCATGGGGATTCGTGACCTGATCGCCAATTATTTTATAGAAAAGGGCGGGGAGGATGCGGGCGGCTTTGGCATCGGCTTCGGCGCGCTTCTTTCGCAAGGTATCTGCTTGGTCAAGAATTTCCACAATCCGTCTCTGTTCGGAGATACAAGGTAATGGAATCAGAACATCTTCAAAAAAATCTTGAGGCACTCTTTGTTGTCCAGCGGCCCCCCTCATCCGCAATTTAGCTTCTTTTCGAAATGTTTGACGGCGGATAAAGTAATGAAGAAATCGAGGATCCAATACGTTCTGGTTGGCTCGAAGTACATGAAACTCGGTCGAACCGAAACCAATATTATTTTTTAACCCGAACGCAAGCGCAGATTTTCCATTTTCCATACATGGAGTAATCTTGGCAAAAAGAACATCTTTATTCTCAAAGTATGTAAATCCTTTTTTCACCTCTCCATATGGACGTACCTCTGCCGCTTCAATGACGGCATTTTTTTCTGAAACAGCCATCATGGGAACGAATGTTATCGGATCATCATCAATTAACTTAATTGATTGGGGACGACGAGGATTAATATCTACAACTTCCGGCATTGGAAACATAGTCCAATTCATCTTACCGTCTCTATTTCCTGAAGTAGCTTTTTCAAACCGGTAGCGATGTCGTTTTCAAGAGCCAGGGTTTCCCTGATTAGATCAGCCGGGTCTTCCTCATGAGCTTTTTCGGTAATTTGCGGCTTGTAACGGCCGGCAGCCAAGTTGTAATCGTTCTCCGTAATGACTTCCAATGTTGTCCACCAGCATCGAGATTCATCGCTTTCTGCTGGTAGAAGGGTCCCGGCTTCCACACCGGGAGGGTTCTTAAAGCTGGATTTTTTATATTTTGTCCATTGAAGCAAAAGGTCAGGAATATCATTCCGTTCCGGTGTCTCGGGCCGTCCACCTCCGGAAATTTTGTCCGGGTCATATCCATCGGCCCGGATTTCGTAAAACCAAACCTTTTTATTTTCGCTTGGATTCTTTTGTTTTGAAATCTTCAATCCTCGATCTGCAATCGACATTGGTTTCCTGAAAACTATGATACCAGTTTTGACACCGGCGTATGGTTTGAAAACACCGGCAGGTAGGGATACCACAGCCAGAAGATCAAAATCTTCCACCAGTTTGCGCCTAAGCTCCAAGTGAGCCGAGGTCGATCGGAAGAGCAAGCCTTCAGGCACTACCACTGCGCATTGCCCACCGG from Deltaproteobacteria bacterium includes the following:
- a CDS encoding restriction endonuclease subunit S produces the protein MNWTMFPMPEVVDINPRRPQSIKLIDDDPITFVPMMAVSEKNAVIEAAEVRPYGEVKKGFTYFENKDVLFAKITPCMENGKSALAFGLKNNIGFGSTEFHVLRANQNVLDPRFLHYFIRRQTFRKEAKLRMRGAAGQQRVPQDFFEDVLIPLPCISEQRRIVEILDQADTLRKKRAEADAKAARILPALFYKIIGDQVTNPHAYPKVSVGELVERIQRRNPTDSPDNTFKYVDISGVDGESGKIVEFKELAGREAPSRARQVIRTNDILISTVRPYLRATALVPAELDNEICSTGFCVLRARNNKGFGYLYTLSRLRWFTESLNSMARGASYPAVTDNDVLGFRVSYPTDNSKIKQFDDVILRLIELQDSRRNSSNMLDNLFATILHQAFTGDLTHKWREVHMEELLAEMEAQAKVLG